Proteins co-encoded in one Streptomyces sp. JH34 genomic window:
- a CDS encoding GPP34 family phosphoprotein: MTTAKDLFIIALRLGSPDRPVGQGDLSLALAGAELIDLVSVRAVTLDGDRIVPEGQPAVDDRLLAAAASALDGQEPYERVDDWLWRRGRELADVYQAALEEDGELGHGRRGRFPSGADRMEAADTPSRRRALDRWEDGEPVLAALASAAGVSGGRPEDEPGPEDEGVTTVLLAVGDAVMELEAVRQRRAIENAAFANVWRGP, encoded by the coding sequence ATGACCACGGCGAAAGACCTGTTCATCATCGCACTGCGTCTGGGGTCGCCGGACCGGCCCGTGGGGCAGGGAGACCTGTCGCTCGCACTGGCGGGGGCGGAGCTCATCGACCTCGTCTCGGTTCGCGCGGTCACCCTGGACGGCGACCGGATCGTCCCGGAAGGACAGCCGGCCGTGGATGATCGCCTCCTGGCCGCGGCCGCGTCGGCGCTCGACGGACAGGAGCCGTACGAACGGGTCGACGACTGGCTGTGGCGGCGGGGACGCGAACTCGCCGACGTCTATCAGGCCGCGCTCGAAGAGGACGGCGAACTGGGCCACGGACGCCGGGGCCGGTTCCCGTCCGGAGCGGACCGTATGGAAGCGGCCGACACTCCCTCCCGTCGCCGGGCTCTGGACCGCTGGGAGGACGGTGAGCCCGTGCTCGCGGCCCTCGCGTCGGCAGCGGGCGTTTCCGGCGGACGACCGGAGGACGAGCCGGGACCCGAGGACGAGGGCGTGACGACGGTGCTCCTCGCCGTCGGTGACGCGGTGATGGAGCTCGAGGCCGTACGGCAGAGGCGGGCCATCGAGAACGCCGCGTTCGCCAATGTCTGGCGCGGGCCGTGA
- a CDS encoding STAS domain-containing protein yields MTPHQPLTLTVRHPADSIAVLTVAGEIDVDSAPALRTRALELIRQGRPHVILDLTPVEFCDSSGLNTMIGILRYAKDRHGSLSLAGTPPHLIRLLAVTGVGELIPVLPTVTEALTHVVMPGETPEECGTRQTDEDSPARPARGR; encoded by the coding sequence ATGACACCGCACCAGCCCCTCACTCTCACTGTCCGGCACCCGGCGGACTCGATCGCGGTCCTCACCGTCGCGGGCGAGATCGACGTGGACAGTGCGCCGGCCCTGCGGACGAGGGCTCTGGAACTGATCAGGCAGGGCAGACCGCACGTGATCCTCGACCTGACGCCGGTGGAGTTCTGCGACTCGTCCGGTCTCAACACGATGATCGGCATCCTGCGGTACGCGAAGGACCGGCACGGCTCCCTCTCCCTGGCCGGCACGCCCCCGCACCTCATCAGGCTGCTGGCCGTCACAGGGGTCGGCGAACTGATCCCGGTGCTTCCCACGGTCACGGAGGCCCTGACTCACGTCGTCATGCCCGGAGAGACGCCGGAGGAGTGCGGGACCCGCCAGACGGACGAGGACTCCCCGGCGAGGCCCGCACGCGGCCGGTAG
- a CDS encoding MarR family transcriptional regulator: MGLNPEADQRSRDAAREGSEFVELLEVLWEHGRDAVPTGPVSPSQLRVLYTLDREEGINLRMLAEALGSASPSVSRLCDRLQATGFVERAPSPVSRRELELRLTSHGRAYLVDLRTRREEILMATIDAMPAKARRSLLEGLRAFRGAAAAAGQDSDGARPLRSTG; encoded by the coding sequence ATGGGCCTGAACCCCGAAGCCGACCAGCGGTCCCGGGACGCGGCCCGTGAGGGTTCCGAATTCGTCGAACTCCTCGAAGTCCTCTGGGAACACGGACGCGACGCCGTCCCGACGGGCCCGGTCTCCCCCTCCCAGCTCCGTGTCCTGTACACGCTGGACCGGGAGGAGGGCATCAATCTGCGCATGCTCGCCGAGGCCCTGGGATCGGCCTCGCCCTCGGTCAGCAGGCTGTGCGACCGGCTGCAGGCCACCGGGTTCGTGGAGCGTGCCCCGAGCCCGGTGAGCCGCCGCGAGCTGGAGCTCCGGCTGACCAGCCATGGCAGGGCGTACCTCGTCGACCTGCGCACGCGCCGGGAAGAGATTCTCATGGCCACCATCGACGCCATGCCCGCCAAGGCACGGCGTTCGCTCCTCGAAGGGCTCAGGGCCTTCCGCGGCGCGGCCGCAGCCGCGGGGCAGGACAGCGACGGGGCGAGACCCTTGCGGTCGACCGGGTGA
- a CDS encoding catalase, translating to MTSAAHEPTTTDAGVPVESDEHSLTVGPAGPILLQDSYLIEQMAQFNRERIPERQPHAKGSGAFGHFEVTGDVSGYTKAALFQPGTTTDLVIRFSTVAGERGSPDTWRDPRGFAVKFYTSEGNYDMVGNNTPVFFVKDPMKFQHFIRSQKRRADNNLRDHDMQWDFWTLSPESAHQVTWLMGDRGIPRSWRHMNGYTSHTYMWINAQGERSWVKYHFKTDQGVETFTQHEADQMASADTDYHMRDLFEHIRDGDYPTWTLYVQVMPYEDAVDYRFNPFDLTKVWPHGDYPLIKVGKMTLDRNPTDNHAEIEQAAFQPNNLVPGIGPSPDRMLLARLFSYADAHRYRIGANYQQLPVNAPVVPVHTYSKDGAMAYRKTTDPVYAPNSKGGPAADTTRYGSPPSWHADGEITRAAYVDHAEDDDWGQAGTMVREVLDDAARDRLVDNVVGHLLNGVSEPVLARAFEYWSNIDKTIGKRVEQGVRAKAGEKDPKASEQGNPARRSMQDKA from the coding sequence GTGACCAGCGCAGCGCACGAGCCGACCACCACCGACGCAGGCGTTCCTGTCGAGAGCGACGAGCACTCACTCACCGTCGGTCCCGCCGGGCCCATCCTGCTGCAGGACTCGTACCTGATCGAGCAGATGGCCCAGTTCAACCGTGAACGGATCCCCGAGCGTCAGCCGCACGCCAAGGGCAGCGGGGCTTTCGGGCACTTCGAGGTGACCGGGGACGTCAGCGGCTACACCAAGGCCGCGCTCTTCCAGCCCGGCACCACGACCGACCTCGTGATCCGTTTCTCCACCGTCGCCGGCGAGCGGGGCAGCCCGGACACCTGGCGCGACCCGCGCGGCTTCGCGGTGAAGTTCTACACGAGCGAAGGCAACTACGACATGGTGGGAAACAACACCCCCGTGTTCTTCGTGAAGGACCCGATGAAGTTCCAGCACTTCATCCGGTCCCAGAAGCGCCGCGCGGACAACAACCTCCGCGACCACGACATGCAGTGGGACTTCTGGACCCTCTCACCCGAGTCGGCCCACCAGGTCACCTGGCTGATGGGCGACCGCGGCATCCCGCGCAGCTGGCGTCACATGAACGGCTACACCTCGCACACGTACATGTGGATCAACGCGCAGGGTGAGCGCTCCTGGGTGAAGTACCACTTCAAGACCGACCAGGGCGTCGAGACGTTCACCCAGCACGAGGCCGACCAGATGGCTTCGGCCGACACCGACTACCACATGCGTGACCTCTTCGAGCACATCCGCGACGGCGACTACCCGACGTGGACGCTCTACGTCCAGGTCATGCCGTACGAGGACGCGGTGGACTACCGGTTCAACCCGTTCGACCTGACCAAGGTGTGGCCGCACGGCGACTACCCGCTGATCAAGGTCGGGAAGATGACGCTGGACCGCAACCCCACGGACAACCACGCCGAGATCGAGCAGGCCGCCTTCCAGCCGAACAACCTGGTCCCCGGCATCGGCCCGAGCCCGGACCGCATGCTGCTCGCACGGCTTTTCTCGTACGCGGACGCCCACCGCTACCGCATCGGAGCCAACTACCAGCAGCTCCCCGTCAACGCGCCCGTCGTCCCGGTGCACACCTACTCCAAGGACGGAGCGATGGCGTACCGGAAGACCACCGATCCCGTCTACGCCCCGAACTCGAAGGGCGGACCGGCGGCCGACACCACGCGTTACGGATCCCCTCCGAGCTGGCACGCCGACGGGGAGATCACCCGCGCGGCGTACGTCGACCACGCGGAGGACGACGACTGGGGCCAGGCCGGCACCATGGTGCGCGAGGTGCTGGACGACGCGGCTCGGGACCGGCTCGTGGACAACGTCGTCGGTCACCTGCTCAACGGCGTGTCCGAGCCGGTGCTGGCGCGGGCGTTCGAGTACTGGTCGAACATCGACAAGACGATCGGCAAGCGCGTCGAGCAGGGGGTGCGCGCCAAGGCGGGTGAGAAGGATCCCAAGGCGTCGGAACAGGGCAACCCCGCGCGCCGTTCCATGCAGGACAAGGCCTGA